The following proteins are co-located in the Stieleria sp. JC731 genome:
- a CDS encoding DUF1871 family protein: MEVEVAEQLRSDEGQGLNEIASDCHGACVVWHPVPVHDVRIRGWDDFFESERDLEMNSMRSQLEGVVRDALLHCWDPIGIGKVPGASDEYDVYLPKLIEMLLDGDDQKAISTHLSKIESSSLGLPSHLARCEQAARSLLIVYHRCLLCPALNVIVDAEIARGNSILDTSCGGPRGNDVVVRLENPVTATTPIGMDRRNAAETSEWHEEIYDHRSGSFIAW; the protein is encoded by the coding sequence ATGGAAGTTGAAGTGGCGGAGCAGCTTAGATCTGATGAAGGACAAGGATTGAATGAGATCGCGTCCGATTGCCACGGAGCTTGCGTCGTTTGGCATCCTGTGCCGGTTCATGACGTTCGTATTCGGGGATGGGATGACTTTTTTGAGAGTGAACGTGATTTGGAGATGAACAGCATGCGATCCCAGCTTGAAGGAGTTGTGCGCGATGCATTGCTGCACTGCTGGGATCCGATTGGCATCGGTAAAGTCCCAGGGGCATCCGATGAATACGACGTTTACCTACCCAAGCTCATTGAGATGCTACTCGATGGCGATGACCAGAAGGCGATTAGCACGCACTTGTCAAAGATCGAAAGTTCGTCGTTGGGGTTACCAAGTCATTTGGCTCGTTGCGAGCAGGCTGCGCGTTCGTTGTTGATCGTCTATCATCGCTGTCTTCTTTGTCCTGCGTTGAATGTCATTGTCGACGCCGAGATTGCGAGAGGAAATTCGATTCTTGATACTAGCTGTGGCGGGCCACGTGGCAACGATGTTGTCGTTCGGTTGGAGAATCCCGTCACGGCGACGACTCCAATTGGCATGGATCGACGAAATGCCGCAGAAACCAGCGAGTGGCATGAAGAGATTTACGATCATCGCTCTGGTAGTTTCATCGCGTGGTAG
- a CDS encoding serine hydrolase domain-containing protein, giving the protein MVTRASIVLVFGLGVGIVVVSSVMRGAAPIPEPELGSPVTTRVLLTPPEFDDVSSFGRPEMEQIDDWLKNQIDLAALPSISVAIVKEGQIVYQGAFGFEDVASRTKVTTETAYHVASVSKVFTTFVAMQLYARQVIDLDAPVSRYLPEGTSIGTDKALGETITLRQLASHTSGLPRGIPGPVQSIEGRYQLEPSLLYEQLAKVQLGFVPGTDEEYSNLGLGLLGHVLERATGKPLESLVSVYVCETLDLEHTCINPAERMRIATGYSSLSPRVAEGHSYRERLAGSGGIISTATDLAKFLAAQMELGALSIESLEQMHSPVKLSDGSYATTGLGWSIRSRDSIGAVIKKNGGRNNCKAWIGFSPEHRVGVAVLTNCGDPSVDPIGYWLLERSVAGVDAKLLRREPVVDHQYAKVAAFTGLRWENGWTIVEVDGKWRRLVSINGTSIDRILAYCRRAFGEKAEKRFAEDIVEVMSRMGYEIGWEVSLELQSDIGEVERVKTRLTHEKRNALRK; this is encoded by the coding sequence ATGGTTACACGAGCGTCTATTGTTCTTGTGTTCGGTTTAGGTGTCGGTATCGTCGTCGTGTCATCGGTAATGCGGGGCGCTGCGCCAATTCCCGAGCCTGAGCTTGGATCACCGGTGACGACGCGTGTATTGCTGACGCCTCCAGAGTTTGACGATGTCAGTTCGTTCGGTCGGCCAGAAATGGAACAGATCGATGATTGGTTGAAAAATCAAATAGACCTTGCCGCACTGCCAAGTATCAGTGTCGCGATCGTCAAGGAGGGGCAGATTGTCTATCAAGGGGCTTTTGGGTTTGAAGATGTCGCTTCGAGAACAAAAGTCACAACTGAGACGGCATATCATGTTGCGTCGGTATCAAAAGTCTTTACGACCTTCGTTGCGATGCAATTGTATGCTCGTCAAGTGATCGACTTGGACGCACCGGTTTCGCGATATTTGCCGGAAGGAACATCGATCGGGACTGATAAGGCGCTGGGTGAAACGATTACGCTTCGACAGCTTGCGTCACATACATCAGGACTGCCGCGGGGTATTCCAGGGCCGGTGCAGTCGATTGAGGGCCGCTATCAATTGGAGCCAAGCTTGCTTTATGAACAGCTTGCCAAAGTCCAATTGGGTTTCGTGCCGGGGACTGATGAAGAGTACTCGAATCTTGGACTTGGCCTGCTAGGCCATGTGCTCGAACGGGCGACGGGAAAGCCTTTGGAATCGTTGGTAAGTGTCTACGTTTGTGAAACGCTGGATTTGGAGCACACCTGTATCAACCCGGCGGAAAGGATGCGTATTGCGACGGGATATAGCAGCCTGAGTCCACGAGTTGCAGAAGGGCATTCCTATCGGGAAAGGCTAGCGGGTTCAGGCGGTATCATTTCAACCGCCACCGATCTTGCTAAGTTTCTCGCGGCACAGATGGAACTGGGAGCCCTATCGATCGAATCGCTTGAGCAAATGCATTCGCCGGTGAAGCTTTCCGATGGATCGTACGCAACCACGGGGCTCGGTTGGTCAATTCGCTCGCGCGATTCGATTGGCGCGGTCATCAAGAAAAATGGCGGGCGGAACAACTGCAAGGCGTGGATCGGTTTCTCGCCTGAGCACCGAGTCGGCGTGGCGGTTCTTACGAATTGTGGTGACCCGTCGGTCGACCCGATCGGCTATTGGTTGTTGGAGCGATCTGTTGCGGGAGTCGATGCGAAGTTATTGCGCCGCGAACCGGTCGTTGATCATCAATACGCCAAGGTTGCCGCGTTTACAGGATTACGTTGGGAGAATGGGTGGACGATAGTCGAGGTCGACGGCAAATGGCGGCGACTGGTTTCGATCAACGGCACTTCAATCGATCGCATCCTGGCGTACTGTAGACGCGCCTTTGGCGAGAAGGCGGAAAAACGGTTTGCCGAAGACATCGTCGAAGTGATGTCGCGTATGGGATATGAAATTGGTTGGGAGGTCTCGCTCGAGTTGCAGAGCGATATTGGCGAGGTAGAGCGGGTGAAGACGCGATTAACGCATGAGAAACGCAATGCGTTGCGGAAATGA
- the nadB gene encoding L-aspartate oxidase encodes MMTPRYLVSFDTRHAVHRFTDVLIIGGGLAGLRAANAVQPHQRVLVVTKDVLRESNSTYAQGGIASVLDPEDRFENHVRDTLVAGANLCDIDVVNMVVREGPRRIEELVQWGTQFDADDGELELGREGGHSHERIVHAQGDATGAEIMRAVIQRTRSMDRVRILEKAFTIDLLTHDGRCRGAIISQNGGEPMMVWAKETILCTGGAGQVFRESTNPAVATGDGQAMAYRAGAQLADMEFMQFHPTVLYIAGSSRSLISEAVRGEGAYLVDANGHRFMPEYDSRAELAPRDVVSQSIVAQMQKTEHPCVYLDLSHLDRTHVMNRFPGIARACSKFGLDIASDRIPVRPGAHYMLGGVTVDRQGRTSLPGLWAAGEATSSGLHGANRLASNSLLEGLVYGAAAGEAASRAASEGGHEMRALPIRQSESSSAEAFDIDDIRVSLKSLMGRLVGVQRDGEGLQKAADTIRSYTAYVMNHQFDGIAGWELQNLLTAAAMMVDSALVRTESRGVHFRSDYPERDDQHWRRRLTTQINVDGGYPQKADLLAPEPAR; translated from the coding sequence AGTTCACCGGTTTACGGATGTGCTGATCATTGGTGGTGGTTTAGCAGGCTTGCGAGCGGCGAATGCGGTGCAACCGCATCAACGGGTACTCGTGGTCACTAAAGACGTGCTTCGCGAATCAAACAGCACCTACGCACAAGGTGGTATCGCGAGTGTTCTCGATCCCGAAGACCGCTTTGAAAACCACGTTCGAGATACCTTGGTTGCCGGCGCAAACCTCTGCGATATCGACGTTGTGAATATGGTCGTTCGCGAAGGACCACGCCGCATCGAAGAGCTAGTCCAGTGGGGAACACAATTCGATGCCGATGATGGTGAGCTGGAACTTGGACGTGAAGGTGGGCATTCACATGAGCGAATCGTTCATGCCCAAGGCGACGCGACCGGTGCGGAAATCATGCGAGCCGTGATTCAGCGAACCCGCTCGATGGACCGCGTGCGAATTCTGGAAAAGGCATTCACCATCGACCTGCTCACCCACGACGGCAGATGCCGCGGTGCCATCATTTCACAAAATGGTGGCGAGCCGATGATGGTTTGGGCTAAGGAAACAATCCTTTGCACGGGCGGTGCGGGCCAGGTGTTCCGAGAATCGACCAACCCCGCGGTCGCAACAGGCGATGGTCAAGCCATGGCGTATCGCGCCGGTGCTCAACTGGCGGATATGGAATTCATGCAATTCCATCCGACCGTTCTGTACATTGCCGGTTCTTCCAGATCGCTGATCAGCGAAGCCGTCCGTGGGGAAGGCGCCTACCTTGTCGATGCCAATGGCCATCGCTTCATGCCTGAATATGACTCGCGTGCGGAACTTGCGCCTCGCGATGTCGTCAGTCAATCGATCGTTGCCCAAATGCAAAAGACCGAACACCCATGCGTCTACCTTGACTTATCACACTTGGATCGCACCCATGTGATGAATCGATTTCCCGGAATCGCTCGCGCATGTTCGAAATTTGGTTTGGATATCGCCAGTGATCGTATCCCTGTCCGCCCTGGTGCCCACTACATGCTCGGCGGAGTCACCGTGGATCGGCAGGGCCGGACTAGCTTGCCGGGTCTGTGGGCAGCTGGCGAAGCAACCAGCAGCGGTCTGCACGGTGCGAATCGCTTAGCCAGCAACAGCCTACTGGAAGGCCTCGTGTACGGAGCCGCGGCTGGTGAAGCAGCATCGCGTGCCGCAAGTGAGGGCGGCCACGAAATGCGTGCCCTACCGATTCGGCAATCCGAGTCATCTTCTGCCGAGGCTTTTGACATCGATGACATCCGCGTTTCTTTGAAAAGTCTGATGGGTCGACTAGTCGGTGTCCAACGCGATGGCGAAGGGCTGCAAAAAGCAGCTGACACGATCCGGTCATACACGGCTTATGTGATGAACCATCAATTTGATGGGATCGCGGGTTGGGAACTTCAAAACCTGCTGACGGCAGCAGCCATGATGGTTGACTCTGCACTGGTCAGGACGGAATCACGCGGCGTTCATTTCCGCAGTGACTACCCCGAACGCGACGATCAACATTGGCGTCGACGATTAACCACACAAATCAACGTCGATGGCGGTTATCCACAGAAAGCCGACCTCCTAGCTCCTGAGCCCGCTCGCTAA
- a CDS encoding DUF1559 domain-containing protein yields the protein MVKRRPALTIIELVVVVAILGMLFAISIPAIQRVRESMRRTTCTNHLRQVGLSIQNYESSMRQLPSLYNAAFRANPPSALDEFHCYSWRATLLSRLEHSGMADKIDFSVAATDDANQSWVNTELAVFLCPSTSTPSQRVPEILRYNGGKPSSEIVGTAARSDYEIVGGAAASQPAGDRPPYLSNVAFGAWGEPTYRYERDSIVPVSYRIAKFRDITDGLSNTMLVAERAGRPDFYSNGELVEAWPYSGNLGSDNHQAAWAISTHFAWLAPHNGKVNYENMTGIYSFHSAGANCLFADGAVQLVSNSVDSDLLNAWSTRAKGESISRE from the coding sequence ATGGTCAAGCGCCGACCCGCATTAACGATTATTGAGTTGGTCGTTGTTGTTGCAATTCTGGGTATGCTGTTTGCAATCTCGATTCCAGCAATCCAGCGGGTGCGAGAATCGATGAGACGAACGACCTGTACAAATCATTTACGGCAAGTTGGGCTTTCGATTCAGAATTACGAATCGTCAATGCGACAACTGCCTTCGTTGTACAACGCAGCATTCCGAGCGAACCCACCGTCGGCGTTGGATGAGTTTCATTGTTATTCATGGCGAGCAACGCTTCTTTCACGACTCGAACATTCAGGGATGGCAGATAAGATCGATTTTTCAGTCGCAGCGACGGATGATGCGAATCAATCTTGGGTCAACACCGAGCTTGCAGTATTCCTGTGCCCATCGACGTCAACACCGAGTCAAAGAGTCCCTGAGATACTGAGATACAATGGTGGAAAGCCATCGAGCGAAATCGTCGGAACGGCTGCACGATCCGACTACGAAATCGTTGGTGGCGCTGCTGCAAGCCAGCCTGCTGGTGATCGCCCACCTTATTTGTCGAACGTTGCGTTTGGTGCATGGGGGGAACCAACCTATCGTTACGAACGTGATTCGATCGTTCCGGTCTCTTACCGCATTGCCAAATTCCGAGATATCACCGACGGTCTTTCAAATACGATGTTGGTAGCGGAGCGAGCGGGGCGGCCTGACTTCTACAGCAACGGAGAACTTGTCGAAGCCTGGCCGTATTCAGGCAACTTAGGGTCAGACAATCATCAAGCCGCCTGGGCAATCAGCACGCATTTTGCATGGCTTGCGCCGCACAATGGCAAAGTAAACTACGAGAACATGACCGGGATTTACAGTTTTCACAGTGCGGGGGCAAACTGCCTGTTTGCCGATGGGGCAGTACAGCTTGTCAGCAATTCCGTTGACAGCGACCTTTTAAACGCGTGGTCCACCAGGGCGAAGGGCGAGAGTATTTCGCGTGAATGA
- a CDS encoding DUF4269 domain-containing protein — protein MRPQFQYVVKKLEVLSRLSAYDPVLIGTPPLGIQIETSDIDIACCSHDGAEFEKLVTAEFGGQAGFQVRRPILQGHHSIVVKFRAMGWDIELFCQPISTAMQWGVRHFQVEKRLLEICPGLRERVIELKQAGMKTEPAFASALDLLGDPYAAMLDLEQKSDSQLMQLTLENFGASDPGDFGSR, from the coding sequence ATGCGTCCGCAATTCCAATACGTTGTCAAAAAACTCGAAGTGCTGAGCAGGTTGAGCGCATATGACCCGGTTCTAATCGGAACGCCGCCTTTGGGAATTCAGATCGAGACAAGTGATATCGATATCGCTTGCTGCAGTCATGATGGTGCTGAGTTTGAAAAGTTGGTCACTGCCGAATTCGGTGGCCAAGCGGGGTTCCAAGTGAGGCGACCGATACTTCAGGGGCACCATTCAATCGTGGTTAAGTTTAGGGCGATGGGCTGGGATATCGAATTGTTTTGCCAACCCATTTCAACGGCGATGCAATGGGGAGTGCGGCATTTCCAAGTCGAAAAACGGCTGCTGGAAATTTGCCCTGGGCTAAGAGAAAGAGTGATCGAGTTAAAGCAGGCTGGGATGAAGACGGAACCTGCGTTTGCTTCGGCGCTGGATCTGCTTGGTGATCCCTATGCGGCAATGCTCGACCTGGAACAAAAATCAGATTCCCAGTTGATGCAGTTGACGCTGGAAAACTTCGGTGCATCGGATCCGGGCGATTTTGGATCCCGTTGA
- a CDS encoding TlpA family protein disulfide reductase — MNVRDFVSKALFVWFAIVSVVAIGQEPVQDDWLNLSAAFEELREAEPAGSSEAEIERFLNGQAKKAGLLADRFKQFTGKQDSAHGEEAWETWMELLNYAASSSAERMKELEEAESDLLDDENLSLRKRITIRTNQINRTSDLKEAERLVRLTRAKVDEQSKLIRAESPDAKVRFSDDYLLLNIAKYSDTENALRLVEDVLKTAHSGSYVYQKASQLKSQLDRVGKPLDLRFHDPEGKEVNLSDFHGKVVLLEFWATWCPPCVAGIPKVKELRSRFLDSGFEVIGINCDTDLKLLQQFIKAREMTWPQHFHELGDKSPLMKSIGEPTLPAYWLIDRSGVLRESCHLDGIEKKIELLIAEPSKNPVN, encoded by the coding sequence ATGAACGTTCGTGATTTTGTTTCTAAAGCCTTGTTCGTTTGGTTTGCCATTGTGTCCGTCGTTGCAATCGGTCAAGAGCCAGTTCAAGACGATTGGTTGAATCTGTCCGCGGCGTTCGAAGAGCTTCGCGAAGCTGAGCCTGCTGGTTCGAGTGAAGCTGAGATCGAGCGGTTTCTCAATGGACAAGCGAAAAAAGCAGGATTGCTCGCTGATCGTTTTAAACAATTCACCGGCAAGCAAGACAGCGCTCATGGCGAAGAAGCGTGGGAAACATGGATGGAACTGCTGAACTACGCAGCGAGTTCCAGTGCAGAAAGGATGAAGGAACTCGAGGAAGCTGAAAGCGATCTTTTGGACGATGAGAATCTGAGTCTTCGAAAACGAATCACCATCCGTACCAATCAAATCAATCGGACGTCTGACTTGAAAGAAGCAGAGCGATTGGTTCGTTTGACTCGTGCGAAAGTGGACGAGCAAAGCAAGTTAATTCGAGCCGAATCGCCAGACGCGAAGGTTCGATTCAGTGACGACTATCTGCTGCTGAATATCGCGAAGTACAGTGACACGGAAAACGCGTTGCGATTGGTTGAAGACGTTCTGAAAACGGCTCACTCAGGTTCTTATGTGTATCAAAAGGCGAGTCAGCTGAAATCACAACTTGATCGAGTGGGCAAACCGTTGGACCTGCGGTTCCATGATCCCGAAGGCAAGGAAGTCAATTTAAGTGACTTCCACGGCAAAGTCGTGCTGCTGGAATTTTGGGCGACGTGGTGTCCTCCCTGTGTTGCCGGAATCCCCAAAGTGAAAGAATTACGCAGCCGCTTCTTGGATTCCGGTTTCGAAGTCATTGGAATCAACTGCGACACGGATCTGAAGCTGCTTCAGCAATTCATCAAGGCCAGGGAGATGACTTGGCCACAACACTTCCATGAGTTGGGAGACAAATCTCCTTTGATGAAGTCAATCGGGGAGCCGACGCTGCCAGCTTATTGGCTTATCGATAGGAGCGGCGTGTTGCGAGAGAGTTGCCACCTTGACGGGATTGAAAAAAAGATTGAGCTCCTGATCGCTGAGCCATCCAAGAATCCTGTCAATTAG
- a CDS encoding DUF1572 family protein, translating to MDELATTVWIDVVREAVASYRRMIDATVEQLSDEELFCRPETGINSVAVILRHLGGNLQSRWTDFLTSDGEKPDRDREAEFVDWEGDRASLLEHFDLGWDALVNALDTIDEHNVGTTIYIRGEAHSIPQAIMRSVAHLTYHVGQVCLIARIVHRGDWQWLTIAPGSSAEHNARTWGSEASRSIFSGRDKSERPRN from the coding sequence GTGGATGAATTAGCAACAACTGTTTGGATCGATGTGGTGCGTGAAGCCGTTGCGTCGTATCGACGGATGATTGATGCGACGGTGGAGCAGCTCTCTGACGAAGAGTTGTTTTGTCGTCCTGAGACAGGGATCAATTCGGTTGCAGTCATTCTGCGCCATTTAGGAGGCAACCTTCAGAGCCGATGGACGGACTTCTTGACGAGCGATGGTGAAAAGCCTGATCGTGATCGGGAAGCGGAGTTTGTTGATTGGGAAGGCGATCGGGCGTCTTTGCTTGAGCATTTCGATTTGGGTTGGGACGCGTTGGTGAACGCTCTAGATACAATTGACGAACACAATGTTGGAACGACGATCTACATCCGAGGGGAAGCTCATTCGATCCCACAAGCGATTATGCGGTCCGTGGCACATTTGACCTATCATGTCGGGCAGGTTTGTTTGATTGCAAGGATCGTCCATCGAGGCGATTGGCAATGGTTGACGATTGCACCGGGCTCTTCAGCGGAGCACAACGCGCGGACCTGGGGATCCGAGGCGAGTCGCAGCATTTTCTCTGGCCGTGATAAAAGCGAGCGTCCCAGAAATTGA